One genomic window of Thermococcus indicus includes the following:
- a CDS encoding 2-phosphoglycerate kinase has translation MIIVTDPESRARLPFSRGILTRSITLAGVDVGIAYGIATEVQKELNSRKAKFVTTEEIRELTYRKLIDHGLREAAKRYLFWRQLRRLKVPITILLGGATGVGKSTIATELAFRLGIRSVIGTDTVREVMRKIIAPELLPDLHTSSFLAWTAAGRVKGKDSPLIRGFEEQVRHVSVGLKAVLERAHKEGFNTVIEGIHLVPGYVELDDRDFMYVITVGSKRDLEARFYERARYSRRPAEYYIEHIDAIMEIQDFIVEMAREHGVRVINNVELESTVDAIMEDMMERLMRKVGRDVRG, from the coding sequence ATGATAATCGTAACCGACCCCGAGAGCAGGGCCAGACTCCCGTTCTCGAGGGGGATCCTCACGCGCTCCATAACCCTTGCGGGGGTTGACGTTGGCATCGCCTACGGTATAGCCACGGAGGTTCAGAAGGAGCTGAATTCCAGGAAGGCCAAGTTCGTCACCACGGAGGAGATACGGGAACTGACGTACAGGAAGCTCATTGACCACGGCCTCAGGGAGGCAGCGAAGCGCTACCTGTTCTGGCGCCAGCTCCGCCGCCTGAAGGTGCCAATAACTATTCTCCTTGGCGGGGCAACGGGTGTAGGTAAGTCAACGATAGCGACCGAGCTGGCGTTCCGCCTCGGCATAAGGAGCGTTATAGGGACGGACACGGTAAGGGAGGTCATGAGGAAGATAATAGCACCCGAACTTCTCCCCGACCTCCACACGTCGTCCTTCCTCGCCTGGACGGCCGCTGGCAGGGTGAAGGGAAAGGACTCCCCCCTGATCAGGGGCTTCGAGGAGCAGGTCCGTCACGTATCCGTTGGCCTCAAGGCGGTCCTTGAGAGGGCCCACAAGGAGGGCTTCAACACGGTCATCGAGGGCATACACCTGGTTCCCGGCTACGTGGAGCTGGACGACAGGGACTTCATGTACGTGATAACGGTGGGCAGCAAGCGGGACCTGGAGGCCAGATTCTACGAAAGGGCGCGCTACAGCAGGAGGCCCGCCGAGTACTACATCGAGCACATAGACGCCATTATGGAGATACAGGACTTCATCGTGGAGATGGCAAGGGAGCACGGGGTTCGGGTGATAAACAACGTCGAACTCGAGAGCACGGTGGATGCCATAATGGAGGACATGATGGAGCGGCTGATGAGAAAGGTGGGAAGGGACGTCAGGGGGTGA
- a CDS encoding 2,3-diphosphoglycerate synthetase translates to MKNRRLVLIDGEHYPDVTAWAVERLGGVCCAVFLGGSEKIGDIRDIEERLRIPVYYAGDYLAALARALRENNVCEVVDLSDEPVLNYEDRFRIASLCMLHGVAYRGADFTFTPRPLKRTGKPSLAVIGTGKRVGKTAVSGFIARTLKEIANPVIVTMGRGGPEEPELIEGDKFEITPEFLLKLAESGKHAASDHFENALTSRVVTIGCRRCGGGMAGFSFFDVVDEGVKLAESLPNDLIILEGSGATFPAYRADGYVLMVSAAQKPDFIGGYFSPFRLSLADIVVVTMADSVPQERLRELEGIIRETNPDADVHLTAFRPRPLGDVSGKRLALVMTSGLALEGARRYIEDMGADVVYTSGNLSRRPALRRDLEGFEGIDAVAVELKAAAVDVVTRWALERGIEVIYLDNEPVNIDGKDLRGAVLRLGHSILEGRG, encoded by the coding sequence ATGAAAAATCGGAGGCTCGTCCTTATCGACGGCGAGCACTATCCGGACGTTACCGCGTGGGCGGTGGAAAGGCTCGGTGGTGTCTGCTGCGCCGTCTTTCTGGGCGGAAGCGAGAAGATTGGGGACATTAGGGACATCGAGGAGAGGTTAAGGATCCCCGTGTATTACGCGGGGGACTATCTTGCCGCCCTCGCGAGGGCCCTCAGGGAGAACAACGTTTGCGAGGTCGTTGACCTGAGCGACGAGCCCGTCCTGAACTACGAGGACAGGTTTAGGATTGCATCCCTGTGCATGCTCCACGGTGTGGCCTACAGGGGGGCGGACTTCACGTTCACCCCCAGGCCGCTGAAGAGGACGGGAAAGCCGAGCCTTGCCGTCATAGGGACGGGGAAGAGGGTCGGCAAGACAGCCGTAAGCGGCTTCATAGCCAGGACCCTCAAGGAGATAGCCAACCCAGTCATAGTCACGATGGGCCGCGGAGGTCCTGAAGAGCCGGAGCTGATAGAGGGGGACAAGTTTGAGATAACCCCCGAGTTCCTCCTCAAGCTCGCTGAGAGCGGGAAGCACGCCGCCTCTGACCACTTTGAGAACGCGCTCACTTCACGCGTGGTGACCATCGGGTGCCGCCGCTGTGGGGGAGGCATGGCGGGGTTTTCCTTCTTCGATGTTGTGGACGAGGGAGTTAAGCTGGCCGAGAGCCTGCCAAACGACCTCATAATCCTCGAGGGCAGCGGGGCAACGTTTCCCGCTTACCGTGCGGATGGGTACGTCCTCATGGTCAGCGCCGCCCAGAAGCCCGACTTCATAGGCGGCTACTTCAGCCCCTTCAGGCTCTCTCTGGCGGACATAGTTGTCGTCACGATGGCCGACTCGGTACCCCAGGAGCGGCTGAGGGAGCTTGAGGGAATAATCCGGGAGACGAACCCCGACGCGGACGTGCATTTGACCGCGTTCAGACCAAGGCCCCTCGGGGACGTTTCCGGGAAGAGGCTGGCCCTCGTGATGACGTCGGGGCTGGCCCTCGAGGGGGCAAGGAGGTACATCGAGGATATGGGGGCGGATGTGGTTTACACCTCCGGCAACCTGTCTAGAAGGCCCGCACTGAGAAGGGACCTGGAGGGATTCGAGGGCATCGACGCGGTGGCCGTTGAGCTCAAGGCAGCCGCAGTGGACGTTGTTACCAGGTGGGCACTTGAGAGGGGAATCGAGGTGATTTACCTGGACAACGAGCCGGTCAACATCGATGGGAAGGACCTGAGAGGGGCCGTTTTGAGGCTCGGCCACTCGATACTGGAGGGGAGAGGATGA
- a CDS encoding type I restriction enzyme HsdR N-terminal domain-containing protein: protein MEGLTKAVASVRRKIRSHRELYAKNEEAVKQHLIGEVFQALGWDWNNPEEVRPEERTEDGRADYALILDGEVFAYVEAKNLGVNIIKRDEPLRQLARYCFNSGVKYGILTNGAVWIAVKAFEEGSRLRDRVLVTVNIEEEPIEKAVLKLSILSKSRITEMERIASLLRALELSFLGLRGEGYSEEMLIEYLTSREGMNTVPVGELKGDETPRAAYVYDGGWKLLPLQERSIKGVLLSILLYLEKRAQGYEREEIRRAYEHIRRMSLSPETALEVLKKLEEEEKLRISVEI from the coding sequence ATGGAGGGGCTTACCAAGGCCGTGGCCAGCGTCAGGAGGAAAATCCGTTCACACCGGGAACTCTACGCCAAGAACGAGGAGGCGGTGAAGCAGCACCTCATCGGGGAGGTCTTTCAGGCACTGGGATGGGACTGGAACAACCCGGAGGAGGTCAGACCGGAGGAGCGGACGGAGGACGGGAGGGCGGACTACGCGCTCATCCTGGACGGAGAGGTCTTTGCCTATGTCGAGGCCAAGAACCTCGGGGTCAACATAATCAAGCGGGACGAGCCCCTCCGCCAGCTGGCGCGCTACTGCTTCAACTCCGGCGTTAAATACGGCATCCTCACGAACGGTGCCGTGTGGATAGCGGTGAAGGCCTTTGAAGAGGGCTCACGCCTGAGGGACAGGGTTCTCGTCACCGTCAACATCGAGGAAGAGCCCATTGAGAAGGCCGTGTTGAAGCTGTCCATTCTCTCGAAGTCCAGGATAACCGAGATGGAGCGGATTGCCTCCCTTCTGAGGGCGCTTGAACTGAGCTTTCTGGGGCTCAGGGGAGAGGGCTACTCCGAGGAGATGCTGATCGAGTACCTGACGTCGCGGGAGGGCATGAACACGGTTCCCGTTGGGGAGCTGAAAGGGGACGAGACGCCCAGGGCGGCCTATGTCTATGACGGTGGATGGAAGCTCCTTCCCCTCCAGGAAAGGAGCATCAAGGGGGTTCTTCTCTCCATCCTGCTGTATCTGGAGAAGCGCGCCCAGGGGTACGAGCGGGAGGAGATACGGAGGGCCTACGAGCACATCAGGAGAATGTCGCTCAGCCCCGAGACCGCCCTGGAGGTACTCAAAAAGCTGGAGGAAGAGGAAAAGCTCAGGATATCTGTCGAGATTTGA
- a CDS encoding class II glutamine amidotransferase, translated as MCRIMFAAGDGKLIRPLLDALVKSSENDPYKERRGRGDQHRDGWGYVLLKEGSVKHYRSLRPIFEDAAALGSLREELEGFTVLMAHTRAASQGARSLFNVHPFAFSSRHGFTFWLLHNGDLDKERIMELAELDGKELGNTSDTYAFATYLCRRLPSPSLDDVLEQYRIINGTVKSLFNTVTLFQDSEGSFSAFITASMSEKYAENQLNYDYGRLLLVEGEDLFAVTSSTFELYHPADYRVIPNGTAFYVRLGEDGFDVETVHL; from the coding sequence ATGTGCAGGATAATGTTTGCGGCGGGTGACGGAAAGCTGATTCGTCCGCTGCTGGATGCCCTGGTAAAGTCCTCCGAAAATGACCCGTACAAGGAGCGGAGGGGAAGGGGGGATCAGCACAGGGACGGATGGGGGTACGTCCTCCTGAAGGAGGGTTCGGTGAAGCACTACCGCTCGCTGAGGCCAATATTTGAGGACGCCGCCGCCCTCGGCTCCCTCAGAGAGGAGCTTGAGGGCTTCACCGTTCTGATGGCCCACACGAGGGCGGCCAGCCAGGGGGCCAGGAGTCTCTTCAACGTCCACCCCTTCGCGTTCTCGTCCAGACACGGCTTCACGTTCTGGCTGCTTCACAACGGCGACCTCGACAAGGAGAGGATTATGGAGCTCGCCGAGCTGGACGGGAAGGAGCTGGGGAACACTTCAGACACCTACGCCTTCGCCACCTACCTGTGCAGGAGGCTCCCCAGCCCGTCGCTCGATGACGTTCTGGAGCAGTACAGGATCATCAACGGGACGGTGAAGTCCCTCTTCAACACCGTCACCCTGTTCCAGGATTCCGAGGGAAGCTTCTCCGCGTTCATAACCGCCAGCATGAGCGAGAAATATGCCGAGAACCAGCTGAACTACGACTACGGCAGGCTGCTCCTCGTTGAAGGTGAGGACCTCTTCGCGGTGACGTCCTCAACCTTCGAGCTGTACCACCCCGCGGACTACCGGGTAATACCAAACGGAACCGCGTTCTACGTCAGACTTGGTGAGGACGGCTTCGACGTTGAGACCGTTCACCTGTGA
- a CDS encoding MBL fold metallo-hydrolase, with amino-acid sequence MALRKLGDSTYLYPGSPSTMIKVLKEGAVLIDPGHGSGRHKDLKREVRKLWVEIKAQLATHGHADHISVAPRIDAPLFMHRFEFSVAESPLNRELLTFGSKAPKGFLVFQFPEEVKVHAVFEWGDKPFGLKAIKLNGHSPGMTGFLDGENGVIYAGDSFFGERVITSVGLPYLVDPELFKASITELKNYAEDGFLLIPSHGRPVEGEEALELLDFNLNRVEETESLILDILREGPMGIDGIAFRIMKHYGAEVTPQKLALNLVPMRAFIAKLHNEERIEAVIDGGLKWRIRRD; translated from the coding sequence ATGGCGCTCAGAAAGCTCGGAGATTCTACCTACCTGTACCCGGGCAGTCCCTCCACCATGATAAAGGTTCTCAAGGAGGGGGCGGTTCTGATCGACCCCGGCCACGGGAGCGGGCGGCACAAGGATCTGAAAAGGGAGGTTCGGAAGCTCTGGGTCGAAATAAAGGCCCAGCTTGCGACGCACGGCCACGCAGACCACATATCGGTTGCGCCGAGGATCGACGCTCCTCTGTTCATGCACCGCTTCGAGTTCTCGGTAGCCGAGAGTCCGCTGAACAGGGAACTGCTCACCTTCGGCTCGAAGGCGCCGAAAGGGTTCCTCGTCTTCCAGTTCCCCGAGGAGGTCAAGGTTCATGCGGTTTTCGAGTGGGGTGACAAACCATTTGGCTTAAAGGCCATCAAGCTAAACGGCCATTCGCCGGGGATGACGGGGTTCTTAGACGGAGAAAACGGGGTTATCTACGCGGGGGATTCTTTCTTCGGGGAGCGGGTCATAACCTCGGTCGGCCTGCCCTACCTGGTCGATCCAGAATTGTTCAAAGCTTCAATTACAGAATTAAAGAATTATGCAGAGGACGGCTTTCTCCTGATACCCTCCCACGGCAGGCCGGTGGAGGGGGAGGAGGCGCTCGAACTGCTCGACTTCAACCTCAACCGTGTCGAGGAGACCGAAAGCCTCATCCTGGACATCCTGAGGGAGGGCCCGATGGGCATCGACGGTATCGCCTTCCGCATAATGAAGCATTACGGGGCCGAGGTCACGCCCCAGAAGCTCGCCCTCAACCTCGTTCCGATGAGGGCATTCATTGCAAAGCTTCACAACGAGGAAAGAATAGAAGCGGTAATAGACGGAGGGCTGAAGTGGAGGATCAGAAGGGATTGA
- a CDS encoding CBS domain-containing protein: protein MEGDAPIKVYMTRKLIGVSPDDSVKRACEVMVEFDIGSLVVVEENRVVGFFTKSDIIRRVVIPGLSNGTPVREIMSGELITVNANTPVRDVLDLMAKKGIKHMLIEEEGEIVGIFSLSDLLTASRRRLETAIAAE, encoded by the coding sequence ATGGAGGGGGATGCCCCGATCAAGGTTTACATGACGAGAAAGCTGATAGGCGTTTCTCCGGACGACAGCGTAAAGCGAGCCTGCGAGGTTATGGTGGAGTTCGACATAGGCTCCCTCGTTGTCGTTGAAGAAAACAGGGTGGTGGGATTCTTCACGAAGAGCGACATAATCCGACGCGTCGTCATCCCGGGGCTGTCGAACGGCACCCCTGTCAGGGAGATAATGAGCGGGGAGCTGATAACCGTTAACGCGAACACCCCCGTGAGGGACGTCCTCGACCTGATGGCCAAGAAAGGGATCAAGCACATGCTCATAGAGGAAGAGGGAGAGATAGTCGGAATATTCAGCCTGAGCGACCTTCTGACCGCCAGCAGGCGGCGGCTTGAGACAGCAATAGCGGCCGAGTGA
- a CDS encoding ribosome biogenesis/translation initiation ATPase RLI translates to MRIAVIDYDRCNPDKCGNFLCERVCPVNRMGGEAIIIDEENYRPVIQEASCTGCGICVHKCPFNAITIVNLPEELEEGCVHRYGVNAFVLYRLPVVKDGMVVGILGPNGTGKTTAVKILSGQLLPNLCGDNEDWDNVIRAFRGNELQNYFEKLKNRQIKPVVKPQYVDLIPKAVKGKVRDLLKRADEAGKFEEVVRELELENVLDRDIKHLSGGELQRVAIAAAILRDAHFYFFDEPSSYLDIKQRLKVARIIRHLADSGKAVLTVEHDLAVLDYLSDVIHVVYGKPGAYGIFSQPKGTRNGINEFLRGYLKDENVRFRPQEIRFTKSSERKSQEGEILVEYPRLVKDYGGFRLEAEPGTLYMGEVVSIVGPNGIGKTTFVKMLAGVEKPTEGEVDWELKVSYKPQYIKVDYEGTVYDLLSKINAGKLLNSFYKTELLNPLGVPDLYDKKVNELSGGELQRVAITAALIRDADLYLLDEPSAYLDVEQRLAVSRAIRHLMEKEGKTALVVEHDVLMIDYISDRLMVFEGEPGKHGKALPPTGMREGMNRFLAGVGITFRRDPDTGRPRANKENSVKDREQKEMGEYYYVAP, encoded by the coding sequence ATGAGGATAGCGGTCATCGATTACGACAGGTGCAATCCGGACAAGTGCGGCAACTTCCTGTGTGAGAGGGTTTGCCCCGTCAATCGAATGGGCGGAGAGGCGATAATCATAGACGAGGAGAACTACCGCCCGGTGATTCAGGAGGCGAGCTGTACCGGCTGCGGAATCTGTGTGCATAAGTGTCCCTTCAACGCGATAACCATAGTGAACCTCCCTGAGGAGCTTGAGGAGGGCTGTGTGCATCGCTACGGAGTAAACGCCTTCGTCCTCTACAGGCTTCCGGTTGTCAAGGACGGCATGGTGGTCGGTATCCTCGGACCGAACGGAACCGGTAAGACTACCGCGGTTAAGATACTCTCCGGCCAGCTCCTGCCGAACCTGTGCGGCGACAACGAGGACTGGGACAACGTTATCAGGGCATTCCGCGGCAACGAGCTCCAGAACTACTTCGAGAAGCTCAAGAACCGGCAGATTAAACCTGTGGTCAAGCCCCAGTACGTGGACTTAATCCCCAAGGCGGTCAAGGGCAAGGTTCGGGACCTGCTCAAGAGGGCCGACGAGGCGGGCAAGTTCGAGGAGGTCGTAAGGGAGCTCGAGCTGGAGAACGTCCTCGACAGGGACATAAAACACCTCTCCGGCGGTGAGCTTCAGCGCGTGGCCATAGCCGCGGCGATACTCAGGGACGCGCACTTCTACTTCTTCGATGAGCCGTCCAGTTACCTCGACATAAAGCAGAGGCTCAAGGTGGCCAGGATAATCCGCCATCTGGCAGATTCGGGCAAGGCGGTTCTCACCGTTGAGCACGACCTGGCGGTCCTGGATTACCTCAGCGATGTTATCCACGTCGTCTACGGTAAGCCCGGCGCCTACGGTATATTCTCCCAGCCGAAGGGCACGCGCAACGGAATAAACGAGTTCCTGCGCGGCTATCTGAAGGACGAGAACGTCCGCTTCAGGCCCCAGGAGATAAGGTTCACAAAATCCAGCGAGAGGAAGAGCCAGGAGGGCGAGATACTGGTTGAGTACCCGAGGCTGGTGAAGGACTACGGCGGCTTCAGGCTCGAGGCCGAGCCCGGAACGCTCTACATGGGCGAAGTTGTGAGCATCGTCGGCCCCAACGGAATCGGTAAGACGACCTTCGTGAAGATGCTCGCGGGCGTCGAGAAGCCCACCGAGGGAGAGGTCGATTGGGAGCTGAAGGTTTCCTACAAGCCGCAGTACATCAAGGTTGACTACGAGGGGACCGTTTACGATCTCCTGAGCAAGATAAACGCGGGGAAGCTCCTCAACAGCTTCTACAAGACCGAGCTCCTGAACCCGCTCGGCGTCCCGGACCTCTACGACAAGAAGGTGAACGAACTCTCGGGCGGTGAACTTCAGAGGGTTGCAATAACCGCCGCCCTCATCCGCGACGCGGACCTGTACCTGCTCGACGAGCCCTCCGCTTACCTCGACGTCGAGCAGAGGTTGGCGGTTTCGAGGGCGATAAGGCACCTGATGGAGAAGGAGGGCAAGACCGCTCTCGTCGTCGAGCACGACGTTCTCATGATAGACTACATCAGCGACAGGCTGATGGTCTTCGAGGGCGAACCCGGAAAGCACGGCAAAGCTTTGCCGCCCACCGGGATGCGCGAGGGAATGAACCGCTTCCTCGCGGGGGTCGGCATAACCTTCCGCCGCGACCCGGACACGGGCAGGCCCAGGGCCAACAAGGAGAACAGCGTCAAGGACAGGGAGCAGAAGGAGATGGGCGAGTACTACTACGTCGCCCCGTGA
- a CDS encoding cell wall-binding repeat-containing protein — protein sequence MVWKKAIALLFGLMMVATTASFGHVSAADTSVTVIFVSDNEADCTLAQYLANMTGAVVVTTPWGVYDPNVTASVMSYGPDNVIIIGGPDAVVDRYLDDLNELNITVERWWGRNRYETNLAAIGNATAKLRIKFENHVIVVPGNDTAAIRVALRKAVKVHGVIIFANDTTNVTRVMMKIEAHPKSMTLVRSQVMRGMAWRLGERFGANVTEVNVNITPEMAMEAINTSEERIASAEELLANVTLPPQMERVAGKMLDLAKRELESAREAYDEERYGKAYGQAIAAKAHAEFVIRMASKEWQSRVRLDATAMATVFLHRVEIQLRIMEKSGMNVTKIEALVDQLRIAIENKDYDAIDALMGQIRQELLQMYAHGKGKFREHIRLPDRAGRWQP from the coding sequence ATGGTATGGAAAAAAGCTATTGCATTGCTCTTTGGTTTGATGATGGTGGCGACGACCGCCTCCTTCGGCCACGTGTCCGCCGCAGATACCAGCGTGACCGTCATATTCGTCAGCGACAACGAGGCTGACTGCACACTGGCCCAGTACCTCGCCAACATGACCGGTGCGGTGGTCGTGACGACCCCCTGGGGTGTCTATGACCCGAACGTCACGGCGAGCGTGATGAGCTACGGCCCTGATAATGTTATAATAATCGGCGGACCCGATGCCGTCGTCGACAGGTACCTGGATGATCTTAATGAGCTCAACATCACCGTCGAGCGCTGGTGGGGCAGGAACAGGTACGAGACCAACCTGGCGGCCATAGGAAACGCAACCGCCAAGCTCAGGATAAAGTTTGAGAACCACGTGATAGTGGTTCCCGGCAACGACACCGCCGCGATCAGGGTCGCCCTCAGGAAGGCCGTGAAGGTTCACGGGGTGATAATCTTCGCCAACGACACCACCAACGTAACCCGGGTCATGATGAAGATAGAGGCCCACCCGAAGAGCATGACCCTAGTCAGGAGCCAGGTCATGAGGGGAATGGCCTGGCGGCTCGGGGAGAGGTTCGGGGCCAACGTCACGGAGGTCAATGTCAACATAACCCCGGAGATGGCGATGGAGGCCATCAACACGAGCGAAGAGCGCATTGCATCCGCCGAGGAGCTGCTCGCGAACGTTACCCTGCCGCCTCAGATGGAGCGGGTCGCGGGGAAGATGCTGGACCTTGCCAAGAGGGAGCTTGAAAGCGCCAGGGAAGCCTATGACGAGGAGAGGTATGGAAAGGCCTACGGACAGGCCATAGCCGCCAAGGCCCACGCCGAGTTCGTCATAAGGATGGCCTCGAAGGAGTGGCAGAGCAGGGTAAGGCTGGACGCTACCGCCATGGCAACGGTGTTCCTGCACCGCGTGGAGATACAGCTCAGGATCATGGAGAAGTCGGGGATGAACGTCACCAAGATAGAGGCCCTCGTTGACCAGCTCAGGATCGCCATCGAGAACAAGGACTACGACGCTATCGATGCCCTGATGGGACAGATCAGGCAGGAGCTGCTCCAGATGTACGCCCACGGAAAAGGCAAGTTCAGGGAGCACATTCGTCTTCCGGACCGTGCCGGACGCTGGCAGCCGTGA
- a CDS encoding AIR synthase family protein, producing the protein MLPAGKIPPEKLREIVFNRLGARGERVIIGADLGVDAAAIDFGETVLVASTDPITGAGEGIGFYAVHVNANDVATFGARPKWFLASILLPENSDEAILSGIMEELHRSAAKLGVAIVGGHTEVTPGLDRPIVVGTMLGEVQREKLVTSNGSKPGDAIILTKWAGLEGTSIIASERAEELEGAFGRGFVERARKFIEMISVVEDALTANEVGVHAMHDPTEGGIANGLHEMADAAGLGFRVYAERIPIREETLEICRFYGLNPLALISSGALMIAAPRDGVDDILNALGEKGINASVIGEFVEDPGVRVIVENGEERPLERPESDELWKVV; encoded by the coding sequence ATGCTGCCTGCGGGTAAAATTCCACCGGAAAAGCTCAGAGAGATTGTTTTCAACCGCCTCGGGGCCAGGGGAGAGAGGGTGATAATCGGAGCCGACCTCGGGGTGGATGCGGCCGCGATAGACTTCGGAGAGACTGTTCTCGTTGCATCGACAGACCCAATAACCGGTGCCGGGGAGGGAATAGGTTTCTACGCGGTTCACGTCAACGCCAACGACGTGGCCACCTTCGGGGCCAGGCCGAAGTGGTTCCTCGCTTCAATTCTCCTCCCCGAGAACTCCGACGAGGCCATTCTCTCGGGGATAATGGAGGAGCTCCACAGGAGTGCCGCAAAACTCGGCGTCGCCATAGTGGGCGGCCACACGGAGGTGACGCCGGGCCTCGACAGACCGATAGTCGTCGGGACGATGCTCGGAGAGGTGCAGAGGGAAAAGCTCGTGACGTCGAACGGCTCGAAGCCCGGGGACGCGATAATACTCACCAAGTGGGCCGGCCTGGAGGGAACGTCGATAATAGCGAGCGAGAGGGCGGAGGAGCTTGAGGGGGCCTTCGGAAGGGGGTTCGTCGAGAGGGCAAGGAAGTTCATCGAGATGATAAGCGTCGTGGAAGACGCCCTCACGGCCAACGAGGTCGGCGTTCACGCCATGCACGACCCGACGGAGGGGGGAATAGCGAACGGCCTTCACGAGATGGCCGACGCAGCCGGCCTGGGCTTCAGGGTTTACGCCGAAAGAATACCCATACGGGAGGAGACGCTGGAAATATGCCGCTTCTACGGTCTAAACCCCCTAGCCCTGATAAGCTCCGGGGCCCTGATGATAGCCGCCCCGAGGGACGGCGTGGATGATATCCTGAACGCCCTTGGAGAGAAGGGCATAAACGCCTCCGTCATAGGAGAGTTTGTGGAAGACCCCGGCGTCAGGGTCATCGTTGAGAACGGCGAAGAGAGGCCCCTTGAGAGACCTGAGAGCGATGAGCTCTGGAAGGTGGTCTGA
- a CDS encoding metallophosphoesterase family protein → MIRIAHISDTHITGESAYKGYAYDLIVNDVNRGDFDFVIHTGDVTNQGLREEYERASYELGKIKKPLVVIPGNHDVRNVGYKLFEKFIGPLNGVYEFRDGVVIWVDSTIPDLSDGRVGGHKFRWLKARLEEYSEKKFKIVAAHHHLVPLPDTGRERNVLYNAGDVLDLLLRHEVSLYTCGHKHVPNVYRIEDMVVDNAGCTSCRKTRKGDVNSYNIVTIHDDGRIEVTIKRVTGDKVRKEHRPIKPKIFVPRGERLLRIVQMSESNVSERMYFRRKVLENAIRTINEKLRPDIVIHNGDIVDMGIERYYEKAYEFYEKIKAEKLVVPGHNDITYLGYDLFLEYFGEPEIVEMKGFTFLPVISAQYETPIGVVGRIGQRKIAKHLEEYRENFTVVVLHHNIVPIPRSREVGFLEDAGDVLRTLTRGEANLVLTGHGGNSFAVKVEKTPIVNAGSISWELHRNPFGNSFNLIDVYPGMIVVFEVQATWGSGRLLGIWKVKGPFTP, encoded by the coding sequence ATGATACGGATAGCGCACATAAGCGACACCCACATAACCGGCGAGAGCGCCTACAAGGGCTACGCCTACGACCTCATAGTCAACGACGTGAACCGCGGGGACTTCGACTTCGTGATACACACCGGCGACGTGACCAACCAGGGCCTCCGCGAGGAGTATGAGCGGGCCTCGTACGAGCTTGGAAAAATAAAGAAGCCGCTCGTTGTCATTCCTGGTAACCACGATGTCAGGAACGTCGGCTACAAGCTGTTCGAGAAGTTCATAGGCCCGCTTAACGGCGTTTACGAGTTCCGTGATGGGGTCGTCATCTGGGTTGACTCGACCATACCCGACCTGAGCGACGGCAGGGTGGGCGGTCACAAGTTCCGGTGGCTCAAGGCGAGACTCGAGGAGTACTCCGAGAAAAAGTTCAAAATCGTCGCCGCACACCATCACCTCGTCCCGCTGCCCGACACCGGGCGGGAGAGAAACGTTCTGTACAACGCCGGCGACGTCCTCGACCTCCTCCTCAGGCACGAGGTGAGCCTCTACACCTGCGGCCACAAGCACGTGCCCAACGTCTACCGCATCGAGGATATGGTGGTTGACAACGCGGGGTGCACATCCTGCAGGAAGACGAGGAAGGGGGACGTGAACAGCTACAACATCGTCACCATCCACGACGACGGCAGGATCGAGGTTACGATAAAACGCGTGACCGGGGACAAGGTGCGGAAGGAACACAGACCCATAAAGCCGAAGATCTTCGTGCCCCGCGGGGAGCGCCTGCTCCGGATAGTCCAGATGAGCGAGAGCAACGTCTCGGAAAGGATGTACTTCAGAAGGAAGGTACTTGAAAACGCTATCAGGACTATAAACGAAAAGCTGAGGCCCGACATAGTGATCCACAACGGTGACATCGTGGATATGGGGATAGAGCGCTACTACGAGAAGGCCTACGAGTTCTACGAGAAGATCAAAGCTGAAAAGCTCGTCGTTCCCGGCCACAACGACATAACCTACCTGGGCTACGACCTGTTTCTGGAGTACTTCGGCGAACCGGAAATCGTGGAGATGAAGGGATTCACGTTCCTTCCGGTGATAAGCGCCCAGTACGAAACTCCAATAGGAGTCGTCGGGCGGATAGGCCAGCGAAAAATAGCGAAGCACCTCGAGGAGTATCGCGAGAACTTTACGGTGGTCGTCCTGCACCACAACATCGTTCCGATTCCACGGAGCAGGGAGGTGGGATTCCTCGAAGACGCTGGCGACGTGCTGAGGACACTGACGCGGGGAGAGGCCAACCTCGTGCTGACCGGCCACGGGGGCAACTCCTTCGCGGTCAAGGTTGAGAAAACACCCATAGTCAACGCGGGCTCGATAAGCTGGGAGCTCCACAGGAATCCCTTCGGAAACAGCTTCAACCTTATAGACGTATACCCCGGAATGATAGTCGTCTTTGAGGTTCAGGCCACGTGGGGGAGCGGAAGGCTCCTTGGAATATGGAAGGTAAAGGGCCCGTTCACCCCCTGA